CAATTAATTAAAAAGGAAGAAAATTATGGCAATGCATACTTGGTTTGAGTGCAAGATTCGTTATGAAAAAGTAATGGAAAACGGAATGCAGAAAAAAGTTACCGAACCATATCTTGTTGATGCACTCAGCTTTACAGAAGCAGAAGCACGAATTATTGAAGAAATGACTCCATTCATATCCGGAGAATTTACAGTTTCCGACATTAAACGTGCCAATTATAGCGAACTTTTCCCCAGCGACGAAGAAAGTGCCGACCGTTGGTTCAAATGCAAACTTATTTTCATCACGCTGGACGAAAAAAGCGGTGCAGAGAAAAAGACTTCCACACAGGTATTGGTACAGGCTGCCGACCTGCGCGATGCAGTTAAGAAACTGGACGAAGGCATGAAAGGAACCATGGCAGACTATCAGATCGGCATGGTATCCGAAACTCCGCTCATGGATGTATATCCTTACAGCGCCGGACCGAATGACAAACCGGAGTTTGATCCGTCAAAAGCATAAGCAACAATGAGTATTGCTGAAAATTTAAAGCAAGTACTGGCCGAACTCCCGCAAGGAGTCCGGCTGGTTGCTGTCTCAAAATTCCACCCCAATGAAGCGATAGAAGAAGCATATCAAGCAGGACAGCGTATTTTTGGAGAAAGCAAAGTGCAGGAAATGACAGCTAAATACGAAAGTTTGCCCAAAGATATCGAATGGCATTTTATCGGACACCTGCAAAGTAATAAAATTAAATACATGATACCATACGTAGCGATGATTCATGGAATTGACACTTATAAGTTACTGGCAGAGGTCAACAAGCAAGCTGTCAAAGCAGGACGCATCATCAACTGCCTGTTGCAAATCCATGTGGCACAGGAAGAAACTAAATTTGGTTTCAGCCCCGACGAATGCAAAGAT
The nucleotide sequence above comes from Bacteroides caccae. Encoded proteins:
- a CDS encoding YggS family pyridoxal phosphate-dependent enzyme encodes the protein MSIAENLKQVLAELPQGVRLVAVSKFHPNEAIEEAYQAGQRIFGESKVQEMTAKYESLPKDIEWHFIGHLQSNKIKYMIPYVAMIHGIDTYKLLAEVNKQAVKAGRIINCLLQIHVAQEETKFGFSPDECKDMLNTGEWKELTHVRICGLMGMASNTDNVEQINREFCLLDRLFKEIKTTWFADSDAFRELSMGMSHDYHEAIAAGSTLVRVGSKIFGERNY
- a CDS encoding DUF4494 domain-containing protein, with product MAMHTWFECKIRYEKVMENGMQKKVTEPYLVDALSFTEAEARIIEEMTPFISGEFTVSDIKRANYSELFPSDEESADRWFKCKLIFITLDEKSGAEKKTSTQVLVQAADLRDAVKKLDEGMKGTMADYQIGMVSETPLMDVYPYSAGPNDKPEFDPSKA